In Bythopirellula goksoeyrii, a single window of DNA contains:
- a CDS encoding sulfotransferase family protein — protein sequence MSVLEERVATPRRKRVVKNPVPWYTPRFWHGMRFSTWVRTLAHNQFDVSFTKLHTATSITFISGLNSLLATLDRLFYSRKVEQVELAQPPIFILGHWRAGTTFLHELLICDPTHTYPNTYQCFVPHHFVLTEKWLAPLTSKLIPSRRPMDNMAAGWQRPQEDEFALCNLGVPTPYLSMLFPKRGEAYPEYLDLQSLEQSQRRAWGNALHHFFKRVTLRDSRRIVVKSPPHTARVRTLCELYPKAKFVHIVRDPYDLFVSTMGLWKSLNEVQRMQGLGDQDWVEEYVLGSLDRMYAAYEVDRKQLAQNQIVELRYEDLVQDPLNCVRQLYADLELGDFSRVEPAIKEHLAAVKNYHPNHYELGDEKREMIRQRWASYFENYGY from the coding sequence ATGAGTGTCCTCGAAGAACGTGTTGCAACCCCACGCCGTAAAAGGGTCGTCAAGAACCCGGTCCCCTGGTACACGCCGCGATTCTGGCATGGCATGCGATTCTCGACTTGGGTTAGGACTCTGGCACACAATCAGTTTGATGTTTCTTTCACCAAGCTGCACACGGCTACCAGCATCACATTCATCTCTGGCCTCAACAGTCTTCTCGCAACGCTTGACCGGCTTTTCTATTCAAGAAAAGTAGAACAGGTGGAATTGGCACAACCTCCCATCTTCATTCTGGGCCATTGGCGCGCCGGCACGACGTTTCTCCACGAACTTCTCATTTGCGATCCGACGCATACTTACCCCAACACCTATCAATGCTTCGTGCCTCATCACTTCGTGCTGACAGAGAAATGGCTCGCCCCTCTCACAAGCAAGCTTATTCCAAGTCGGCGCCCCATGGACAACATGGCCGCCGGTTGGCAACGACCCCAGGAAGATGAGTTTGCATTGTGCAATCTGGGAGTGCCAACGCCCTACTTGTCGATGCTGTTTCCAAAACGCGGCGAAGCGTATCCAGAGTATCTTGACTTGCAGTCGCTGGAACAAAGTCAACGTCGAGCCTGGGGGAATGCTTTGCATCACTTTTTTAAGCGAGTTACGCTGCGCGACTCCCGTCGCATTGTCGTCAAATCTCCCCCTCACACTGCCCGAGTCCGAACACTTTGCGAGCTTTATCCCAAGGCAAAGTTCGTTCACATCGTTCGCGATCCGTACGATCTGTTCGTTTCAACCATGGGACTCTGGAAATCACTTAACGAAGTTCAGCGAATGCAAGGATTAGGTGATCAAGATTGGGTAGAGGAATACGTTTTGGGGTCCCTGGATCGCATGTATGCCGCCTATGAGGTAGATCGGAAGCAATTGGCGCAAAATCAGATCGTTGAACTGCGTTATGAAGACTTAGTCCAAGATCCACTCAATTGCGTCCGCCAGCTCTATGCGGATCTTGAGCTAGGAGATTTTTCTCGTGTTGAGCCAGCGATTAAGGAACATCTTGCAGCGGTGAAAAATTATCACCCGAACCACTATGAACTGGGTGACGAGAAAAGAGAGATGATCCGTCAACGCTGGGCCAGCTATTTTGAGAATTATGGGTACTGA
- a CDS encoding DUF4261 domain-containing protein → MDKAVQDPLRWIALVMLKESELPKFDNVNKFIGENFANPPTLQVAGSTDNLFTCTIGEYTAAVTLVPRPVPPSQLEGPCATAWYWPTASEALRDHQAHLLVALVDEGSKSIEKSIALTQLVGGLLGSSAAEGVFWGPGRLVHPTQAFLEQATQLTPQDLPLFLWIDFRVERESDDSCRLYTTGMEALGKTELEVANFTGEPQTLLEYAYNVAHYQLCKQKQINEGDTVGLTEEVQAVAHLGKSMFDPELDVIQLEFQSSVD, encoded by the coding sequence ATGGATAAAGCAGTCCAAGATCCTCTTCGCTGGATCGCGCTGGTGATGCTCAAGGAATCTGAGTTACCCAAGTTCGACAATGTCAACAAGTTCATTGGCGAGAATTTTGCGAATCCACCAACATTGCAAGTGGCTGGCTCAACCGACAATCTATTCACTTGTACCATTGGCGAGTACACGGCGGCGGTGACTCTGGTTCCCCGACCCGTCCCTCCATCGCAATTGGAAGGCCCATGTGCAACGGCGTGGTACTGGCCAACGGCAAGTGAGGCCCTCCGCGATCACCAGGCCCATCTGCTGGTGGCATTGGTGGATGAGGGAAGCAAGTCGATCGAAAAAAGCATCGCACTCACTCAACTGGTAGGTGGATTGCTGGGTTCTTCTGCAGCCGAGGGCGTGTTTTGGGGACCGGGCCGATTGGTCCATCCCACTCAGGCTTTCCTTGAACAGGCGACTCAGCTTACTCCGCAAGACCTGCCGTTGTTCTTGTGGATCGACTTTCGCGTGGAGCGTGAGAGCGACGACAGCTGCCGACTATACACCACCGGAATGGAAGCACTCGGCAAGACCGAGTTGGAAGTTGCCAACTTCACAGGCGAGCCTCAAACGCTTCTCGAATACGCCTACAACGTGGCCCACTACCAACTCTGCAAGCAGAAGCAGATCAACGAAGGAGACACGGTTGGCCTGACCGAAGAAGTACAAGCCGTCGCCCATCTAGGTAAATCGATGTTCGATCCCGAGTTGGATGTGATCCAGTTGGAGTTTCAGTCATCTGTTGATTGA
- a CDS encoding tetratricopeptide repeat protein, whose amino-acid sequence MYNRLMACRILGFAIFVLVVGSNAALAEDRASEFLAKLRERGWYDVALEYLEHATEDPLASPEFLRRADLEIAIARSEIARRTMSENQRQAMLSEAIEGLRSFAANHPDSPDSLAALSELGNLLADQGLTTLKKAEQLTSQGGGEQLFEKARTSMEEAALILEQAESSITQRLDTLPRARPGQSNKEILKQQQVLEDKQAEVRFLLANLNYEKARTFPQDSTERREVLDVAAAGFNKLQKEYENKLVGFYAQLYEGRCYQDMGNCGEALEIYDRLMSQPLGQADFRKLLSRAVRYRAECLLTAGNIDKAIEECRDWLDRSRNEELEQTEWLAVSFLLANAYIQKIDDDDADGSVSRMRAEVRKLLREVARQPGEFQNEARAALALLAGGGTKPVEVKGFAEAFAAGKSAIEQLGSAQLAAKLAVNNNPDAVSDLKQQADDNRTAAIGYFEAALKFDEADVSQEDLVAARYYLSRLYWEGGRTDEAAELGLEIAEKHPDSPFAPTAAQVTLAVYERQFLEAQTKKNVDEIAKASEKLRQIAELIVDRWNDSPAAVTATNLLISIAMRENQFDEADKLLANLPAESRGMASLGLGGSLWTRYLQLSAEGKEDASAEDLKSNAAVLLAEGYQSLSKNSQVSLSQAADVLYYVQLLLASGDVTRALAVLENPGVGPLAQLDREEFASSSAFALETCKAALQVYLSVDPPLEKQAIAMMERLEDATGSSAQAQRQLTGMYVSLGLQLQKEIKALTASGDQDKARRVAAAFASLIEKIAERGESQSWSVRTWLAETSLQLGDSLRGADAKRYIEQAEKAYRSLLADAEKDPKSAPSELAILAVHKKLGECLLSQGKFAPAVEQFSAVLADKPNILELQRAAAEALQQWGSTESDPKKLDEAIQGTQPQADGKNLIWGWLKMAKFADLAKRNAAAQNNPASSAKAAKFYDLYFDARFHAAEARLAGANMASGDQRAKQLNTVRQSIETLKQLYPDLGGPVWQQKFNSLLKEAQQ is encoded by the coding sequence ATGTACAATAGACTCATGGCTTGTCGAATACTTGGCTTCGCGATTTTTGTGTTGGTAGTCGGCTCTAATGCTGCACTGGCCGAAGATCGTGCGAGTGAATTTCTCGCAAAATTGCGCGAACGGGGCTGGTACGATGTCGCGCTGGAATATCTAGAGCATGCCACTGAAGACCCCTTAGCCTCACCCGAGTTTCTGCGTCGTGCAGATCTAGAAATTGCTATTGCACGCAGTGAAATAGCTCGCCGGACGATGAGTGAGAATCAACGGCAAGCGATGTTGTCTGAAGCAATCGAAGGGTTGCGCAGCTTTGCAGCGAATCATCCAGATTCTCCTGATAGTCTTGCTGCGCTAAGTGAACTTGGCAATTTGCTGGCAGATCAAGGACTGACGACATTAAAGAAGGCTGAACAATTAACATCGCAGGGAGGCGGTGAGCAACTTTTTGAGAAGGCGCGCACCTCGATGGAAGAGGCAGCCTTGATCTTGGAACAAGCCGAGAGTTCTATTACCCAGCGACTGGATACGCTGCCACGCGCTCGGCCGGGTCAATCCAATAAAGAAATCCTCAAACAGCAACAGGTATTGGAAGATAAGCAAGCCGAAGTTCGTTTCTTATTGGCAAATCTGAATTACGAAAAGGCGAGAACTTTTCCCCAAGATTCCACAGAGCGGCGAGAGGTACTGGATGTTGCCGCAGCTGGATTCAATAAACTACAAAAAGAATACGAAAACAAGCTAGTCGGGTTCTACGCCCAGTTGTACGAAGGGCGATGCTATCAGGACATGGGCAATTGTGGAGAGGCTCTAGAGATCTACGATCGACTCATGAGCCAGCCACTCGGACAGGCCGATTTTCGCAAATTGCTTTCCCGAGCCGTTCGCTATCGGGCGGAATGCCTACTTACTGCCGGCAATATCGATAAAGCCATCGAGGAGTGTCGTGACTGGCTCGATCGATCTCGCAACGAAGAACTTGAACAGACGGAGTGGCTTGCCGTTTCCTTCCTTCTGGCAAATGCCTACATACAGAAAATCGATGATGATGATGCGGATGGGAGTGTGAGCCGAATGCGCGCTGAGGTGCGCAAACTCCTGCGCGAAGTCGCGCGTCAACCGGGTGAGTTTCAGAACGAAGCTCGGGCTGCGCTAGCTCTTTTGGCCGGTGGCGGAACGAAACCGGTTGAAGTAAAGGGCTTTGCTGAAGCTTTTGCTGCGGGCAAGTCGGCAATCGAGCAGCTGGGCTCGGCTCAACTCGCGGCGAAGTTGGCTGTCAATAATAACCCCGATGCGGTCTCCGATCTGAAGCAGCAAGCTGACGATAACCGCACGGCTGCCATTGGCTATTTCGAGGCGGCCCTCAAGTTTGATGAGGCAGATGTCTCACAGGAAGATTTGGTTGCGGCACGATACTACTTAAGTCGATTGTATTGGGAAGGAGGTCGCACCGACGAGGCTGCAGAACTTGGGCTAGAAATAGCGGAAAAACATCCCGACAGTCCCTTCGCCCCCACTGCTGCTCAAGTGACCTTGGCTGTCTACGAACGGCAATTTCTTGAGGCACAAACAAAGAAGAACGTAGACGAAATTGCCAAGGCAAGTGAGAAACTCCGTCAAATTGCTGAGTTGATTGTAGATCGCTGGAACGATTCTCCTGCCGCTGTGACGGCAACCAACTTATTGATTTCTATCGCGATGCGGGAGAACCAATTTGATGAAGCAGATAAACTGCTAGCCAATTTGCCTGCTGAATCTCGTGGCATGGCGAGTCTTGGCTTGGGTGGTTCGCTCTGGACCCGTTATTTGCAACTTTCTGCGGAAGGTAAGGAAGATGCAAGTGCAGAGGATCTCAAGTCAAATGCCGCAGTTTTGCTGGCCGAAGGATACCAGTCGCTTTCGAAGAATTCTCAGGTTAGTCTTTCTCAAGCCGCAGACGTGCTGTATTACGTGCAATTGCTATTAGCCAGTGGCGATGTGACCCGTGCACTTGCAGTCTTAGAAAATCCTGGAGTGGGGCCACTTGCCCAGCTTGATAGAGAGGAGTTTGCCAGTAGTTCGGCCTTTGCACTGGAAACTTGCAAGGCAGCCTTACAAGTCTATTTGTCGGTCGATCCGCCGCTGGAGAAACAAGCCATCGCCATGATGGAGCGGTTGGAAGATGCTACTGGTTCCTCAGCGCAGGCCCAAAGACAGCTTACCGGAATGTATGTGAGTCTAGGGCTGCAACTTCAGAAAGAGATCAAAGCGCTCACCGCGAGCGGAGATCAGGACAAGGCTCGCAGAGTAGCCGCAGCATTCGCGAGTCTGATAGAAAAGATAGCAGAGAGAGGGGAATCGCAGAGCTGGTCGGTTCGGACTTGGCTTGCTGAGACGAGCCTGCAGCTAGGAGATAGCCTTCGCGGTGCTGACGCGAAACGCTACATCGAACAGGCAGAGAAGGCCTACCGCAGTCTCTTGGCGGATGCCGAAAAAGATCCCAAGAGTGCACCGAGTGAACTTGCTATCCTGGCGGTGCATAAGAAATTAGGAGAATGTTTATTGTCACAAGGGAAATTCGCACCGGCCGTCGAGCAATTTTCGGCAGTTCTCGCCGACAAGCCCAACATCCTCGAACTTCAGCGAGCGGCTGCTGAGGCACTTCAACAATGGGGATCCACCGAGTCGGACCCAAAGAAGCTTGATGAAGCAATTCAAGGTACTCAACCGCAGGCAGACGGTAAGAACCTCATATGGGGTTGGCTCAAGATGGCCAAATTCGCCGACTTGGCCAAGCGAAATGCTGCTGCGCAGAATAATCCTGCTTCATCAGCCAAAGCTGCGAAGTTTTATGATCTGTATTTCGATGCCCGCTTTCATGCCGCCGAGGCTAGGCTGGCAGGTGCCAATATGGCTAGCGGTGATCAGCGTGCCAAGCAATTGAACACAGTTCGACAGAGTATCGAGACTCTGAAACAACTCTATCCAGACCTAGGCGGGCCCGTTTGGCAGCAAAAGTTTAACTCCCTATTGAAAGAGGCCCAACAATGA
- a CDS encoding HEAT repeat domain-containing protein: MSQTPSTEISLLRDCEAKPEHPECESWLRKALLSSNNRTVARAARLIGDQKRKSLADELRQAYDGFLAEEGKLDPGCLAKTALAEVLRQYEYPDSEFFLTGIRYRQYEPVYGGSSDSAAELRAICGFALIQQSHSQAMSELVELLTDPEKTSRAGAARAIAHGGGEASEWLLRLKISCGDPSPEVMGECFLGLLRLNPNEGIPRIAKYLNHSNKDLACEAALALGETRIPAAFPPLQQQLNRTQDGELERALLMAMGMLSLPESVEFLLAMVNEGNYARATAAIQALAHSRDSASVKSRLTKLVNEPANARLQRELKDAFGE; encoded by the coding sequence ATGTCTCAAACCCCTTCCACAGAGATTTCGCTTCTGCGAGATTGCGAAGCGAAACCAGAACACCCCGAATGCGAGTCTTGGCTACGGAAAGCTCTCTTGAGTTCAAACAATCGCACGGTCGCCAGGGCTGCACGGCTCATTGGCGATCAGAAGCGAAAGTCTCTCGCCGATGAATTGCGACAAGCCTACGACGGGTTTCTAGCGGAAGAGGGGAAACTCGATCCAGGTTGTTTGGCCAAGACGGCTCTTGCCGAAGTACTCAGGCAATATGAGTATCCGGACTCTGAATTCTTTCTCACGGGAATCCGCTATCGGCAATATGAACCGGTGTATGGCGGTTCCAGCGATTCGGCGGCCGAGTTGCGTGCGATCTGCGGCTTTGCCTTGATCCAGCAGAGCCATTCCCAAGCGATGAGTGAGCTCGTGGAATTACTTACCGATCCTGAGAAGACTTCCCGCGCAGGTGCCGCTCGGGCGATTGCCCATGGGGGTGGCGAAGCGAGCGAGTGGCTATTGCGGCTGAAAATATCCTGCGGCGATCCCTCTCCCGAGGTGATGGGGGAATGCTTTTTGGGCCTATTGCGATTGAATCCAAACGAGGGCATACCGCGCATCGCAAAATACTTGAACCATTCGAATAAGGATCTGGCCTGCGAAGCGGCCTTGGCACTGGGGGAAACTCGAATTCCAGCTGCATTTCCTCCCTTGCAGCAGCAGTTGAATCGCACCCAAGACGGCGAATTGGAGCGGGCATTGCTGATGGCGATGGGGATGTTGTCGCTTCCGGAGTCGGTTGAGTTCCTGCTGGCTATGGTCAATGAAGGAAACTACGCCAGAGCAACGGCCGCCATCCAGGCCTTGGCCCACAGTCGCGATTCGGCTTCCGTCAAGTCTCGACTCACCAAGCTGGTGAACGAACCAGCGAATGCCCGATTGCAAAGGGAACTAAAAGATGCGTTTGGGGAGTGA
- a CDS encoding tetratricopeptide repeat protein codes for MRLLHQPVVLLCLSVIAGTFLALPAKAQTGIDRVQRRNGIDSGEIIKTTALGVTISKGGVTSEIPAEEIRIISFAGEPPQFNSIRRAIGRGRFDSAQESLAKLDSNDMVRPEIRQEFQFLNIVCQGNLALAGKGNLKEAIAAVGSFLLDNRTSYHVPEAIELQGDLYLGAGEPATAQKKYETLAKAPAAYYKARSAFLVGQLMQREGVPSGAIEQFDAALEFAKDNPASEELITIASLQRAVSLSATGELEEGLETIKRTIVSAPSDDTQLLAQGYNALGNSYLAVDNPRAARDAFLHVDLLFPDDPDEHAEALYHLAIIWKRMNQPTRAADAEQRLNDEYPMSRWTGR; via the coding sequence ATGAGACTACTCCACCAACCAGTAGTTCTGCTGTGCCTGTCTGTCATTGCGGGGACTTTTCTAGCATTGCCCGCAAAGGCACAAACGGGGATCGACCGTGTTCAGCGTCGAAATGGGATCGACTCTGGCGAGATCATCAAGACGACTGCGCTGGGGGTAACGATTTCCAAAGGAGGTGTCACCAGTGAAATACCTGCTGAAGAGATTCGCATCATCTCATTTGCGGGGGAACCGCCACAGTTCAACTCGATTCGTAGGGCAATTGGCCGGGGCCGGTTCGACTCCGCACAAGAATCTTTGGCGAAACTTGATTCCAACGACATGGTTCGCCCTGAGATTCGCCAGGAATTTCAATTTCTCAATATAGTCTGCCAAGGAAACTTGGCCCTGGCCGGTAAAGGAAATCTCAAGGAAGCTATTGCTGCTGTTGGTAGTTTTCTCCTGGATAACCGCACTAGTTACCATGTGCCGGAAGCGATCGAACTGCAGGGAGACTTGTATCTGGGCGCGGGGGAACCTGCTACGGCGCAAAAGAAGTATGAAACTCTGGCGAAAGCTCCAGCGGCGTACTACAAAGCTCGGTCGGCATTCTTGGTCGGTCAACTAATGCAACGTGAGGGAGTCCCGTCCGGAGCAATCGAACAATTTGATGCTGCCTTGGAATTTGCCAAAGATAACCCAGCCTCTGAGGAACTGATCACAATCGCCTCACTCCAGCGAGCAGTCAGTCTCTCAGCGACGGGAGAATTGGAAGAAGGTCTGGAAACGATCAAGCGGACGATTGTCTCGGCTCCCAGCGACGACACGCAACTGCTGGCTCAAGGGTACAATGCCTTGGGTAATAGCTATCTCGCTGTAGATAACCCTCGTGCAGCTCGCGATGCTTTCCTGCATGTTGATTTGCTCTTTCCAGACGATCCTGACGAACACGCTGAAGCCTTGTATCATTTGGCAATAATCTGGAAGCGAATGAATCAGCCCACTCGCGCGGCCGATGCCGAGCAGCGCTTGAACGACGAGTATCCAATGAGCCGCTGGACAGGACGTTAA
- a CDS encoding MotA/TolQ/ExbB proton channel family protein, translating to MQLANNTLLFSQRGWRRSVYALVSLAVFVSCFQFPHASAQEAAATGDTVVSEPTVKQVSYLQKAASSLGWFFGLVFLGLSLSLVALFVMNLITARKENVIPSTLVEGFEKELDAKQYQQAYDLAKSDESFLGHVLSAGLSKVSVGYTQAIEAMQEVGEVENMRMEHRLSYLALIGSLSPMIGLLGTVSGMISSFKIIANTTAGAPNPQDLAEGISTALYTTLVGLALAIPALAAYNLLRNKMARLVLEVGIVSEGLMSRFQKQPTQP from the coding sequence ATGCAATTGGCCAACAACACTTTACTTTTCTCTCAGCGCGGCTGGCGCCGGTCTGTTTACGCCCTTGTTTCATTGGCGGTGTTTGTTTCTTGTTTCCAGTTTCCGCACGCATCAGCACAAGAAGCCGCTGCCACAGGAGACACCGTGGTATCAGAACCCACTGTCAAGCAAGTGAGCTACCTACAAAAGGCTGCAAGTTCCCTGGGATGGTTCTTTGGGCTAGTGTTCCTTGGACTTTCGCTCTCGCTGGTAGCACTGTTCGTGATGAACCTGATCACAGCTCGCAAAGAGAACGTGATCCCCAGCACGCTTGTCGAAGGGTTTGAGAAGGAACTCGACGCGAAGCAATATCAGCAAGCGTACGATTTGGCCAAGAGCGATGAATCTTTCCTGGGTCACGTTCTCTCGGCTGGGCTGTCAAAGGTTTCCGTAGGCTATACGCAGGCCATCGAAGCGATGCAAGAAGTTGGCGAAGTAGAAAACATGCGAATGGAACATCGGCTTAGCTATCTCGCGTTGATCGGCTCACTAAGTCCTATGATCGGGCTATTGGGTACTGTGAGCGGAATGATCAGCTCCTTCAAGATTATTGCTAACACAACCGCCGGCGCTCCAAACCCCCAAGATCTGGCCGAAGGTATTTCAACGGCCCTGTACACGACTCTTGTAGGTCTGGCTTTGGCGATCCCCGCTCTGGCCGCGTACAATCTGCTGCGTAACAAGATGGCCAGATTGGTGCTTGAGGTTGGAATTGTTAGCGAAGGCCTCATGAGTCGATTCCAAAAGCAGCCTACTCAGCCATAG
- a CDS encoding ExbD/TolR family protein, with amino-acid sequence MKFRNTDHREHIVLQMTPMIDIVFLLMVFFVFTFKIVLPEGDFNIRMPSAQTSTASAVSETPLLRVRLRATPEGELARVQFGDVALDGDTPFYHLQSRIRSLIGDDAGPGSSDQEVEIDADYNLKYRYAMNAITAITGYMDDNGEQHKLVERVRFAPLSE; translated from the coding sequence ATGAAATTTCGTAACACAGATCACCGTGAGCATATTGTCTTGCAGATGACGCCGATGATTGACATCGTGTTTCTATTGATGGTGTTCTTTGTGTTTACGTTTAAAATCGTACTGCCCGAAGGGGACTTCAATATCCGTATGCCCTCGGCCCAGACCAGCACAGCCAGCGCCGTGAGCGAGACGCCGCTCCTGCGGGTTCGGCTGCGGGCCACTCCCGAAGGAGAACTAGCTCGTGTGCAGTTTGGAGATGTGGCGCTCGACGGGGATACCCCTTTCTATCATCTGCAATCGCGAATCCGCAGCCTCATCGGCGACGACGCGGGGCCCGGCTCCTCGGACCAGGAAGTGGAGATCGATGCCGACTACAATCTAAAATATCGCTACGCCATGAATGCGATCACCGCCATAACTGGCTACATGGACGACAATGGTGAGCAACACAAGCTTGTGGAACGAGTACGATTTGCCCCACTGAGTGAATAA
- a CDS encoding 3'-5' exoribonuclease YhaM family protein, producing the protein MSNAQTSLFDGGDVSSSLTPLSELTNGQEADFFALLSAKEELTTKNGKPYYKVAFRDAHREVSFPIWNDTSWATVCRDQWTVGEFYKLRALYRETDYGPQLEIRKIRVVVEADAAEGFRPEMCLPSSRFDPHEMYEELIALTKDLIEDTEVSTFVQAILEEYQVTLLTLPAAKFNHHAHVGGFLEHVLSVAKTCVYFADKYAELYPEMELDKDLVIAGGILHDIGKVRELSTTPAGAEYTPAGTLIGHILQGRDIIRETAEENTISDEKLLRLEHIIVAHQRLPEWGSPKPPMTPEALIVHHADDLDAKLQMMAMALEDDTTEGPFTSSRNPLRQKIYRGGEAEEA; encoded by the coding sequence ATGTCTAACGCCCAAACTTCTCTCTTTGATGGCGGGGACGTATCCTCGTCGCTCACGCCACTTTCTGAATTGACCAACGGGCAGGAGGCCGATTTTTTCGCCCTGCTCTCGGCGAAAGAAGAACTGACCACCAAGAACGGCAAGCCCTACTACAAGGTGGCTTTTCGTGATGCCCATCGCGAGGTGAGTTTTCCGATTTGGAATGACACAAGCTGGGCGACCGTCTGTCGCGACCAATGGACGGTCGGCGAATTCTACAAATTACGGGCACTCTATCGGGAAACCGATTATGGCCCGCAGTTGGAGATCCGCAAGATTCGTGTCGTCGTCGAGGCGGATGCGGCAGAGGGTTTCCGCCCGGAGATGTGCTTGCCGAGTTCGAGGTTCGATCCACACGAGATGTACGAGGAGCTAATCGCGCTTACCAAAGACCTGATCGAAGACACAGAGGTCTCGACCTTTGTGCAGGCGATACTCGAAGAGTATCAGGTGACGTTGCTCACTCTCCCAGCGGCCAAATTCAATCACCATGCCCATGTCGGCGGGTTTCTGGAGCATGTGTTAAGTGTGGCTAAGACGTGCGTGTACTTTGCAGATAAGTATGCCGAGCTGTATCCCGAAATGGAATTAGACAAGGATCTGGTGATTGCGGGCGGAATATTACATGATATTGGCAAAGTTCGCGAACTCAGCACGACCCCCGCCGGTGCCGAGTACACCCCCGCCGGCACCCTCATCGGCCACATCCTGCAAGGCCGCGACATCATCCGCGAGACGGCCGAGGAGAACACGATCTCGGATGAGAAATTGTTGCGGCTTGAGCACATCATCGTCGCCCACCAACGGCTCCCTGAATGGGGCTCTCCGAAACCCCCCATGACCCCCGAAGCCTTGATCGTCCACCACGCCGATGACCTTGACGCCAAGCTACAAATGATGGCGATGGCCCTCGAAGACGACACCACCGAGGGACCGTTTACGAGTAGTCGTAATCCTCTTCGGCAGAAGATATATCGTGGGGGTGAGGCCGAAGAAGCGTAA
- the prmC gene encoding peptide chain release factor N(5)-glutamine methyltransferase: MADEQTTAEPWTIGRLLTWTTDFLRGKGADSPRLDAEVLLAHARGCQRIELYTAFDEEPSESVRTTFRELVSRRATGTPVAYLVGQREFFSLSFEVTPDVLIPRPETEQLVIRALDLVKEVDSAETLRIADVGTGSGVVAICLATHLKNCLVTAIEISPTALAVAQRNARKHGVAERIDFLTGDLLEALPAEEQFSIVVSNPPYVSSTEMAELARDVSEHEPHLALDGGEQGTQVIERLIAQAPKYLCSEGWLLLEVGSSNANRVEELISQNPSLELHETLKDIAGLSRVVQAKRK; encoded by the coding sequence TTGGCCGACGAGCAAACTACTGCCGAGCCATGGACCATTGGGCGCCTATTAACCTGGACAACCGACTTTCTGCGCGGCAAGGGTGCTGACAGCCCACGGCTGGATGCCGAGGTACTGCTGGCCCACGCCCGTGGCTGCCAGCGGATAGAACTCTACACAGCATTCGACGAAGAACCTTCGGAGTCCGTCCGCACGACTTTTCGTGAGCTGGTAAGTCGACGCGCAACAGGTACTCCGGTTGCCTATCTGGTTGGGCAACGCGAATTCTTTTCGCTCAGTTTTGAAGTAACCCCCGACGTGTTGATTCCACGTCCTGAGACCGAGCAACTGGTGATTCGCGCCCTCGATCTGGTTAAGGAAGTAGATTCAGCAGAGACTCTCAGAATTGCCGACGTGGGGACTGGGAGCGGCGTTGTTGCCATCTGCTTGGCCACGCATCTCAAAAACTGTCTTGTGACCGCAATCGAAATCAGTCCGACTGCCCTGGCGGTCGCCCAGCGCAACGCTCGGAAGCACGGCGTTGCCGAGCGGATCGATTTTCTCACTGGCGACTTGCTGGAGGCCTTACCTGCAGAGGAGCAATTCTCAATCGTGGTCAGTAATCCCCCATATGTCTCATCGACCGAGATGGCGGAGTTGGCCCGAGATGTGAGCGAACATGAGCCGCACCTGGCGCTTGATGGTGGTGAGCAGGGAACGCAGGTGATTGAGCGGCTCATAGCTCAGGCTCCCAAGTACCTTTGCAGCGAGGGATGGTTGCTGCTGGAAGTGGGCTCATCGAATGCAAATCGCGTGGAGGAACTTATTTCACAAAACCCAAGCTTGGAGCTTCACGAAACGTTGAAAGATATTGCCGGCCTTTCGCGAGTCGTGCAAGCCAAGAGAAAGTAG
- a CDS encoding ExbD/TolR family protein, protein MRIESRGPHGIVEGDLTPMIDMAFLLIAFFMFVINFSEVEQDQRVTLPASELARPPESPYEQPLTIHITDDDHFIYGGKELVTIGALRSALLQETQIIKRLTTKNIGDVTIIVRGDEDAKTGMVQRVIQICQQLGFEKFALRGKQSDIRTIRGE, encoded by the coding sequence ATGCGCATCGAGTCGAGGGGACCGCACGGAATCGTAGAGGGGGATCTGACCCCTATGATCGACATGGCGTTTTTGCTGATCGCCTTCTTTATGTTTGTGATCAATTTCTCAGAAGTCGAACAAGATCAGCGAGTCACTCTGCCGGCTAGCGAACTTGCCCGCCCTCCCGAATCGCCCTATGAACAGCCATTGACGATCCATATCACCGACGACGACCATTTCATTTACGGTGGTAAAGAGCTCGTGACTATCGGAGCCCTCCGTTCGGCTCTCTTGCAGGAAACGCAGATCATCAAGCGATTGACAACCAAGAACATTGGTGATGTCACGATAATTGTCCGTGGAGACGAAGATGCCAAGACGGGCATGGTCCAGCGCGTGATCCAGATTTGTCAGCAACTCGGTTTCGAGAAATTCGCCCTCCGCGGCAAGCAAAGCGACATCCGAACAATTCGTGGGGAATGA